In candidate division WOR-3 bacterium, the following are encoded in one genomic region:
- a CDS encoding M28 family peptidase — protein MNFLMSIGPRVPGTYAHESLRKFLLKEFERMGFKSEIDSFYEDGYKFFNLIFKKGKGNFILLGTHYDTKPGIEGANDSGSGVLLLLYLANLLKKTHKNFLFVFFDGEDFGYNAPLYGSKHFAKTKNYKIEWGVIFDMIGDKNLEIFMEGFSYESAPDLTLKIFNFAEKKKKDFMFKNIKHYIIDDHLPLLREGEKVILLIDFDYPYWHTEEDTWDKISIENIKKLGEFFFEYLNE, from the coding sequence ATGAATTTTTTAATGTCAATTGGACCAAGAGTTCCTGGAACTTATGCACATGAAAGTTTGAGAAAATTTCTCTTAAAGGAATTTGAAAGAATGGGATTTAAATCTGAGATTGACTCTTTCTATGAAGATGGGTATAAATTTTTTAATTTAATATTTAAAAAAGGAAAAGGAAATTTCATACTTCTTGGAACCCACTATGATACAAAGCCTGGTATAGAAGGAGCAAATGATTCAGGTTCAGGTGTTCTTTTACTTTTATATTTGGCAAATTTACTTAAAAAAACTCATAAAAATTTTCTATTTGTCTTCTTTGACGGGGAAGATTTCGGTTATAACGCACCTCTTTACGGTTCAAAACATTTTGCAAAAACAAAAAATTATAAAATTGAATGGGGAGTCATTTTTGATATGATCGGTGACAAAAACCTTGAAATTTTTATGGAGGGTTTTTCATATGAATCAGCACCGGATTTAACCTTAAAAATTTTTAATTTTGCAGAAAAAAAGAAAAAAGATTTTATGTTCAAAAATATAAAACACTACATAATTGATGACCATTTACCCCTTCTAAGGGAAGGGGAAAAGGTTATTCTTTTAATTGATTTTGACTACCCTTACTGGCACACAGAAGAAGATACATGGGATAAGATAAGTATAGAAAATATAAAAAAATTAGGGGAATTCTTTTTTGAATATTTAAATGAATAA
- a CDS encoding ABC transporter ATP-binding protein: MEEKGSYLRVIDLKKIFRKTYVLKNVNFEIKEKGLYLFIGDNGAGKTTLFKILSFLLFPSGGEIFYMGEKIRDNQEKILKNIGFSTHNPFLYPDLTCLENLEFASKFYNIKKDVIFEISEIFETGEYLRKKVKELSRGQLQRISLIKSIIHDPLFLYLDEPFNALDKKGVKILEDYIIKNLDRKIICISSHTYSDIFEKKRKAYYLKKGEIIREE, encoded by the coding sequence ATGGAAGAAAAAGGAAGTTATCTCAGAGTAATTGATTTAAAAAAAATTTTTAGAAAAACTTATGTTTTAAAAAATGTAAATTTTGAAATAAAAGAAAAAGGTCTTTATCTTTTCATAGGTGACAACGGTGCGGGTAAAACAACTCTCTTTAAAATTCTTTCCTTTTTACTTTTCCCCTCAGGCGGAGAAATATTTTACATGGGAGAAAAAATAAGAGATAATCAAGAAAAAATTTTAAAAAATATAGGTTTTTCAACTCATAATCCCTTTCTTTATCCTGACTTAACTTGTCTTGAGAATCTCGAATTTGCCTCAAAATTTTATAATATAAAAAAAGATGTAATTTTTGAAATTTCTGAAATTTTTGAAACAGGTGAGTATCTCCGCAAAAAAGTAAAGGAACTTTCAAGAGGTCAGCTTCAGAGGATTTCCTTAATAAAATCAATAATCCACGACCCTCTATTTTTATATCTTGATGAACCTTTTAATGCACTTGATAAAAAGGGAGTAAAAATTCTTGAAGATTATATCATTAAAAATCTTGATAGAAAAATAATCTGTATATCAAGTCACACCTATTCTGATATCTTTGAAAAAAAAAGAAAAGCCTATTATTTAAAAAAAGGTGAAATTATCAGAGAGGAATAA